The region TCATTTTTCTGGAAATTACTTCTCCACAGTAGAACTGCTTACTGAAGTCGACTGTGTGGTGCACGACGGTACACACATCCTTTCAGAGGAatgtgcaagtgggagaatgagaGAGACCCACTGCCTGTAGCAAGTACATTCCTATCTGTAACATAATGATTTTCCACCAAAATGTTCTTGATATTGGTTTCTTTCCCGCTCATTAGGATCTGAAATTCCCTCCAAGCTTACCAAGTTACTGGGTTTAATAATCAATTCCATCTCACTGCACCCCACAAGGCCCACCCTACTGATTAGTGATTACTAGAAGTAGATCGCTCAAGGTCAGATGAACTCATGCCAAGTAAAAGTTAACTTGACCACCCCTTAGAATTTGAAAGGATCTCATCAGGCATACGTCAGCATACACTCCGAAAAGACCACCATGGGAAGGTGAGGAGAGAAGGGAATTCCAAGCACCTATAAAATGACCCTATCCATCACATCTTCTGCAGCCAAGTATATTTCATGGACGAACATGCACCTGAGATTCCAGTTGGTTATAGCAGTTCCGCCACTTCACCAGCCAGCAGCGTCTGGGAGAGTCACCAGATCCTACACATGCATGCACCCTTCCCCTCATGGAGCCCCCACACCGGCACACTCCTTACCGCCGCTGCCACTGACCCGGCAACCTTCTGCGAGGATCCCTTGTCACCAGCCCGCACACACCTTCCAAGCGGGCATCTATGGAACCTGACTGACCTGTGAGTATGCACGCCGTACACTTGTTGATGCTTGTTCAGTGACATCTGACAGAAGTTGACCGTGAAACAACCTTTTCAGTAGCATGGGAGTTCATGGGAGCAGCAACgagcttggcgggagcagtggccaTGGAAAGGACTTCCTTTCCTTGCTCGAAGCGAGGACGGTGATGCCAGAAATGCTCGATGATTTCTCCTCGGCGGCATGCGACTACCTCAAAGGGATGGACGGCAGCGACTACAACAGCATCTCCGGATCAGCTTCCTATGGTTTTGACAGTGGCGGTCCGTACGCTGGCCCCAGTGTTCTGCCCGTCAGGCGTGATGGGATTGCGAGCTCTCCACCGGTGTACCTCGGGAACAGTACCTTGGTGCAAGAGAGCATGATGGGTTGCATGCCAAGCCACAACCACGAGGTAAAACTAGATGGTTCCCAGCAGCAGGAGCTTGGAGCTCCCATGAATGCATTCCTGCACAAAACGCTTCCTACTAGTGTTGCAATTCATGGAAGCCCTCTGGGTTATTCTGGCTCTGGGAGCGAAAGGGCTTTCCCGGAGGGCCGAGTAATGCAGGTTTCGTTTGATGCTAGGATTTCACCAGATGCAATCTATGCTAGTGGTTACAGATCAAAAACAGAATTGGCACATACCAATCAGTATGAGCAACGTACTATTTTGGTAAGGCTGGAATGCTAAATTGTATTGCTAAGTAACGGCAGAGTAGAAGTTATTGCTGTTTACAATGTGCTCTACAAtctacctgtgtacatatgattctTGAATTTGCAGGCAAGGACTGGTACAGGTCAAAGTGGTGCTGCAGGTGATCCTAAGAAGAGAAAATCAGAGGAAAAGTTGGCAGGCAACGGAAAGAGGTCGAAGAAAGATACTTCAAGTAGATCACCTCCCAAGGTAACTAACAATGAAGATTATTTGACGAACTGGTTTAAACTCTCTGAGAAGCATCCAATCAACTTATTTTGAGCCAAACACAGGCAGAAGTGCCTGATATGAAgttgggagagagagacaagatcaTAGCATTGCAGCAGATCATCTCACCGTATGGGAAGGTACAAATTCTGCAAGTATTGCTAAGTGAAAATAGTGAGATGACCT is a window of Triticum dicoccoides isolate Atlit2015 ecotype Zavitan chromosome 2B, WEW_v2.0, whole genome shotgun sequence DNA encoding:
- the LOC119365199 gene encoding uncharacterized protein LOC119365199 → MSRCCFTGVGSINSQVYFMDEHAPEIPVGYSSSATSPASSVWESHQILHMHAPFPSWSPHTGTLLTAAATDPATFCEDPLSPARTHLPSGHLWNLTDLSMGVHGSSNELGGSSGHGKDFLSLLEARTVMPEMLDDFSSAACDYLKGMDGSDYNSISGSASYGFDSGGPYAGPSVLPVRRDGIASSPPVYLGNSTLVQESMMGCMPSHNHEVKLDGSQQQELGAPMNAFLHKTLPTSVAIHGSPLGYSGSGSERAFPEGRVMQVSFDARISPDAIYASGYRSKTELAHTNQYEQRTILARTGTGQSGAAGDPKKRKSEEKLAGNGKRSKKDTSSRSPPKAEVPDMKLGERDKIIALQQIISPYGKTDRASVLYETIKHIEYLHEQIQLLSEPYMKNSTNEVPFQWGGKEEDLRGRGLCLVPVSCTPQVFQDNSLPDCWTPVYKSSRYQ